A single region of the Elgaria multicarinata webbii isolate HBS135686 ecotype San Diego chromosome 14, rElgMul1.1.pri, whole genome shotgun sequence genome encodes:
- the WFDC1 gene encoding WAP four-disulfide core domain protein 1, translated as MGSKEHFSTKIFAATVCLSLLLCPRVSCAKTRWRRAAHLKLMEKYDDYEYPLHSHGAPYQKNDRCPPPPQTLPDRACEVPSCRSDSECERHKRCCYNGCIYACLESVPPPPVLDWLVQPKPRWLGGNGWLLDGPEEVLQAEACSTTEDGDEPLHCPTGYECHIINPGNAAEGIPNRGQCIKLRGNSDGWNLRPKYYKEYFGTNSNNVVGYVKQQQKHLG; from the exons ATGGGGTCTAAAGAGCATTTCAGCACAAAAATCTTCGCGGCAACTGTCTGCCTATCGCTTCTTCTGTGCCCCCGGGTGAGCTGTGCGAAGACGCGCTGGAGACGAGCGGCTCACCTGAAACTGATGGAAAAATACGAT GACTACGAGTACCCCCTTCATTCTCACGGCGCGCCCTACCAGAAGAACGACCGCTGCCCCCCTCCACCGCAGACCTTACCAGACCGAGCCTGCGAGGTGCCCAGCTGCCGATCAGACTCGGAGTGTGAGAGGCACAAGCGTTGCTGCTACAACGGGTGCATCTATGCCTGCTTAGAGTCGGTCCCGCCACCCCCAG TTTTAGATTGGCTGGTACAGCCCAAGCCACGTTGGCTAGGTGGAAATGGCTGGCTACTTGACGGACCGGAGGAAGTCTTACAAG CCGAAGCATGCAGCACCACCGAGGATGGAGACGAGCCTCTCCACTGTCCGACAGGATACGAATGTCACATCATTAATCCCGGCAATGCTGCCGAGGGCATCCCCAACAGGGGGCAGTGTATCAAGCTACGTGGTAACTCTG aTGGATGGAATCTGAGACCTAAATATTACAAGGAGTATTTTG GAACGAATTCCAATAATGTCGTGGGTTATGTGAAACAACAGCAGAAGCACCTTGGTTAA